Proteins encoded in a region of the Streptomyces akebiae genome:
- a CDS encoding cold-shock protein yields the protein MATGTVKWFNAEKGFGFIAQEGGGPDVFVHYSAINASGFRSLEENQQVSFDVTQGPKGPQAENVTPV from the coding sequence ATGGCTACCGGAACCGTGAAGTGGTTCAACGCCGAAAAGGGCTTTGGCTTCATCGCCCAGGAAGGCGGCGGCCCCGACGTCTTCGTCCACTACTCCGCCATCAACGCGAGCGGCTTCCGTTCGCTGGAGGAGAACCAGCAGGTCTCCTTCGATGTGACGCAGGGCCCGAAGGGTCCGCAGGCGGAGAACGTCACCCCCGTCTGA
- a CDS encoding helix-turn-helix domain-containing protein, which translates to MSDAASEGPKPPSRLPLDWIAASLRRERTRAGLSLSELAKRAGIAKSTLSQLEAASGNPSMETLWALGVALGVPFSALIEPPMPAVQVVRAGEGPTVHSEHSSYTAVLLSASPPGARRDIYRTRLEPGSVRESEPHIPGTVEHLTVSTGRVKAGPRGEEVELGPGDYMAFRGDVPHSYEALAPGTTFVLVMQHI; encoded by the coding sequence ATGTCCGACGCAGCCTCCGAGGGGCCGAAGCCTCCGTCCCGGCTCCCGCTCGACTGGATCGCCGCCTCCCTCCGCCGGGAGCGCACCCGCGCCGGCCTCTCCCTCTCCGAGCTGGCCAAGCGCGCCGGGATCGCGAAGTCGACGCTGTCCCAGTTGGAGGCGGCGAGCGGCAATCCGAGCATGGAGACGCTGTGGGCGCTGGGCGTGGCGCTCGGGGTGCCGTTCAGTGCGCTGATCGAGCCGCCGATGCCGGCGGTGCAGGTGGTCCGGGCGGGGGAGGGGCCCACCGTCCACTCGGAACACTCCAGTTACACGGCGGTCCTGCTGTCCGCCAGCCCGCCGGGGGCGCGCCGCGACATCTACCGCACCCGGCTCGAACCGGGGTCGGTACGGGAGTCGGAGCCGCACATCCCGGGGACGGTGGAGCACCTCACCGTGAGCACGGGTCGGGTGAAGGCGGGCCCGAGGGGTGAGGAGGTCGAACTCGGCCCCGGGGACTACATGGCGTTCCGTGGTGACGTGCCGCATTCGTACGAGGCACTCGCGCCCGGGACGACCTTTGTGCTCGTGATGCAGCACATCTGA
- a CDS encoding AzlC family ABC transporter permease, with the protein MRSLLRTPQVRDPALFRDISLVCAAGGVVGVSFGAISVAGGLPVWVPVVMSLVVYAGAAQFSAVGILLAGGGPFAAAATGLLLNTRNAAFSLAVADLLGPGRAARFVGAHLVTDETVAFALAQSDPVRRRVAFWVSGLGMFAVWNVCVLAGALAGTALGDTATYGLDAAFPAVLAALVLPALRESPPVRRAALLGAAIALATTPVTPTGVPVLLALAGLVVWRASPEGKGAADGRVS; encoded by the coding sequence ATGCGTTCGCTGCTCCGAACACCCCAGGTCCGTGACCCCGCGCTGTTCCGGGACATCTCCCTCGTCTGTGCCGCCGGAGGCGTCGTCGGCGTCTCCTTCGGGGCGATCTCGGTGGCGGGCGGGCTGCCCGTGTGGGTGCCGGTGGTGATGTCGCTGGTCGTGTACGCGGGTGCCGCGCAGTTCAGCGCGGTCGGGATCCTGCTGGCCGGCGGCGGACCGTTCGCGGCGGCGGCCACGGGGCTGCTGCTCAACACCCGCAACGCGGCCTTCAGTCTGGCGGTCGCCGACCTCCTGGGACCCGGGAGGGCCGCGCGGTTCGTCGGCGCGCATCTCGTCACCGACGAGACGGTGGCCTTCGCCCTGGCCCAGAGCGATCCGGTACGGCGTCGGGTCGCGTTCTGGGTCTCGGGGCTCGGCATGTTCGCCGTCTGGAACGTGTGCGTCCTGGCCGGGGCCCTGGCCGGCACCGCGCTGGGCGACACCGCCACGTACGGCCTCGACGCCGCCTTCCCCGCCGTGCTCGCCGCGCTGGTGCTGCCCGCCCTGCGGGAGAGCCCGCCCGTGCGCCGGGCCGCTCTGCTCGGGGCGGCGATCGCGCTGGCGACGACTCCGGTGACCCCCACGGGGGTTCCCGTCCTGCTGGCGCTGGCCGGGCTGGT